The sequence CCGTGCTGACCACCGATCGACCACGGAACGACCCCGATGGCCCGGATGCGCCCGGTCGTACATCATGTGTGGGATGGGCTCGCTGCCATGGGACGACATCTCCGCTCGGGAAGCCGAGGTGCTGGCGGCCGTCCGCGTGCATCAGACCAACGCGCAGATCGCGAACCGGCTGCACATCTCGGTCCGCACGGTCGAGAGCCACGTGTCGGCACTGCTCCGCAAGAGCGGCGCATGCGATCGCCGCGAGCTGGCCGAGCTCGCGGGCCAGGCGGCGGACCTGGAGCCGCCGCCCGATGAGGCGACGCTGCCGGAGGCCAGGACCAGCTTCGTCGGCCGGGTCGGCGAGATCGAGGCGGCGCGGGCGGCGCTGTCGACCAGCCGGCTGGTGACCCTCACCGGTCCCGGCGGGGTGGGCAAGACCCGGCTCGCCCTCACCGCGGCGGGAGCCGTGGCCACCCGGTTCCCGGCGGGCGTGGTGTACGTCGACCTCGTGCCGGTGCCCGCCGGCCAGGTCGTGCCGGCCGTGGCGAGCGTGCTCGGCGTCACCGAACGCCCGCCGCGACCACTGCTCGACAGCGTCGCCGACCGGGTGCGCCGGCGGGCGATGCTGCTGGTCCTGGACAACTGCGAGCACGTGCTCGACGACGTCGGCGGGCTCGTCGAGACGCTGCTGCGGGCCGGCCGGCAGCTTCGCGTCCTCACGACCAGCCGGGAACGGCTCGGCGTGGCCGGCGAGGAGGCGCACGCGGTCCCGCCACTGCCTCTGGGGTCCGATGCCGAGGTCCTGTTCCACGACCGTGCTCGCGGTGTCGACCGCGCGTTCACGGCGGCACCGGCGCTGGTCACCGCGGCCTGTGCGCGGCTGGACGGGCTGCCGCTCGCCATCGAGCTCGCGGCCGCGCGAGCCGCCGCCATCGGGATCGACGGGCTGCTCACCGCGCTCCAGGACCAGCTGCAGGCGGTCGTCGGAGCGCGCGGGGGCGAAGCGCGGCACCACTCGTTGCGGGACGTCCTCGGCTGGAGCCATGACCTGCTCGACCCGGCGGAACGGGCGTTGTTCCGGCGGCTGTCGGTGTTCGCGGCCGGTTTCGACCTCGACGCGGCCGTGGCGGTCTCGCCCCGTGAGCGGCCGAGCACCGTGGCGCATCTGCTCGGCCGGCTGGTGGAGAAGAGCCTCGTGACACAGCAGCTCGGGGCCGGTCCGGGGAGCCGCTGGCGGCTGCTGGAGACGGTCCGGGCGTTCGCCGTGGAGCGTTTCAACGAGAGCGAAGGGCGCGAGGAGGTGCTGCACGCGCATCTGGAGTGGGCGGGCCGCATCGCGGTGGAGCTGGAAGGCCGACTCGATGAGAACGACTGGCCGGCGCGCTTCGACGAGGTCGTGGACGATCTGCGGGCCGCGTTCGCCAGGACCGAACCGGTGCCGGACCCCGTCGCGCACCGGCTGGGCCGGGCACTCGCCCGCCTCACGTTCGCGCGCGGCTCGTTCGTCGAGTCGCGCACGCACTACCGCGCCGCGGCCGAGCGCGCGACGACGGCGGACGCCGCGGTTCGGGACCTGCGCAGCGCTTCGGAGGCGGCGCAGTCGCTCGCGGACGGCGACGAGGCGTT is a genomic window of Actinomadura citrea containing:
- a CDS encoding ATP-binding protein translates to MGSLPWDDISAREAEVLAAVRVHQTNAQIANRLHISVRTVESHVSALLRKSGACDRRELAELAGQAADLEPPPDEATLPEARTSFVGRVGEIEAARAALSTSRLVTLTGPGGVGKTRLALTAAGAVATRFPAGVVYVDLVPVPAGQVVPAVASVLGVTERPPRPLLDSVADRVRRRAMLLVLDNCEHVLDDVGGLVETLLRAGRQLRVLTTSRERLGVAGEEAHAVPPLPLGSDAEVLFHDRARGVDRAFTAAPALVTAACARLDGLPLAIELAAARAAAIGIDGLLTALQDQLQAVVGARGGEARHHSLRDVLGWSHDLLDPAERALFRRLSVFAAGFDLDAAVAVSPRERPSTVAHLLGRLVEKSLVTQQLGAGPGSRWRLLETVRAFAVERFNESEGREEVLHAHLEWAGRIAVELEGRLDENDWPARFDEVVDDLRAAFARTEPVPDPVAHRLGRALARLTFARGSFVESRTHYRAAAERATTADAAVRDLRSASEAAQSLADGDEAFDLLLAGHDRAADERDRAVMLALAVILANRFAGDFRHPVPAARRAELLRRAVRTRDDDDLELGALLAAARAWQAGAPRLEPDRDLADVAIQAAHETGDPILIQGALDCANVAAARQGRLRKAYRIARERLDLLPALGRHRPGEGIEKFDLFHSVSMCALAVGDLPGALAIAARATEEDPVNGDYPFVSRLKFLAPLTLSGRFDEAIQLGETAFAEWREAGSPLLAWLSPSVAMLGLAAGLRGDGDGGRWRARTLEFAGVTEPRRSPSLAACTAFVEARLAVHTGRTTDAAHLVHNAFEEFTEPWYRAYANAAGAELAVLAGLPDADKRLEQAERIAGENDWAAACAARARGRLTGDRAAIRESIAIWDRIGARFELACTR